Part of the Burkholderia humptydooensis genome, GCAGATGGAAATAGGTTGCCGGCCCCTTGTGCGCGCAGTGCGCGACACGGCCGGACGGCACGAGCCGCGACATGTTGACGTCGTTGCGCGGCAGATACTGGACGTCGGGCGCGCCCGATTCCTTCAGCGTGTAGGCGGCAAGCGAATCGGCATAGGTGATCCCCCGATGGATCACGCGAACGCGATGGCGGTTCGGCACGATTTCGATGCGATGGCCTGCGGCGTCGGACATCGGTTTCCCCTACGGCCGCTGCGCGCACGCGCCGGCCGAAAATAAGCATGGCCG contains:
- a CDS encoding DUF427 domain-containing protein, with the protein product MSDAAGHRIEIVPNRHRVRVIHRGITYADSLAAYTLKESGAPDVQYLPRNDVNMSRLVPSGRVAHCAHKGPATYFHLHTEDGVIENAAWSYEEPSGITDAIRQYVAFDAARVDRIDVTS